One genomic window of Cololabis saira isolate AMF1-May2022 chromosome 3, fColSai1.1, whole genome shotgun sequence includes the following:
- the LOC133440546 gene encoding nuclear factor 7, ovary-like, with product MAEKTLLKDFLSCHVCLEIFKDPVSLSCSHNFCSSCLKKFWEEAKNRNCPICKRKSSKGEPGVSFSLKELADSFAETQTGGSSETEKEEKREEVCKKHPGTTPLFCRDEQRSVCPVCEFSLHQNHKVVPVEEAVGELKELLKSDLKSLQKKRNKYQQVEKTYKAVVQHSEKQLLSTEKQIRAEFNKLQQFLKEEEESRLAALREEEEQKGRRISGERKRIQEQISSLSDSISAVEEELQKDNMTFLSRFKPTRDRAREQSSVSDPRLLSGTLVDEAKHLGNLAFRVWEKMGDQVHFSPVVLDPNTAHRCLYLSADLTSVRLGDTDQQLPDNPERNDYYANVFGCEGLTSGKHSWEVEVGDHPSWEVGLVKESVDRKGETSVSPEDGIWCLSYDDGEYIDAVGETVTVETSLQRIRVQLDYDGGKISFYNAEDMTLICTHEDTFTEKLFPYFEIGKSGDAKTTEIRICQTKNRLT from the coding sequence ATGGCTGAGAAAACTCTTCTTAAAGATTTCCTGAGCTGCCACGTTTGTTTAGAGATTTTCAAAGATCCGGTGTCTCTGAGCTGCAGCCACAACTTCTGTTCAAGCTGCCTGAAAAAGTTCTGGGAAGAAGCTAAAAACAGAAACTGTCCcatctgtaaaagaaaatcttctaAAGGGGAACCTGGTGTGAGCTTTTCACTGAAGGAACTTGCCGACTCTTTTGCTgaaacacagacaggtggatcgTCTGAGactgaaaaagaggaaaagagggagGAGGTTTGTAAGAAACACCCAGGAACAACTCCACTGTTCTGTAGAGACGAACAGAGATCTGTGTGTCCTGTCTGTGAGTTTTCTCTGCACCAGAACCACAAAGTGGTTCCTGTAGAAGAAGCAGTCGgtgagctgaaggagctgctgaaatCTGACTTAAAGTCTCTGCAGAAGAAGAGGAACAAATACCAACAAGTGGAGAAAACATATAAAGCTGTGGTTCAACACTCGGAGAAGCAGCTGCTGTCCACAGAGAAGCAGATCAGAGCAGAGTTCAacaaactccagcagttcctgaaggaggaagaggagtccagACTGGCAGCtctgagggaggaagaggagcagaagGGGAGGAGGATCAgcggggagaggaagaggatccAGGAGCAGATCTCCTCTCTGTCAGACAGCATCTCTGCTGTGGAAGAAgagctgcagaaagacaacATGACGTTCCTCAGCAGGTTTAAACCCACCCGGGACAGAGCCAGAGAGCAGAGCTCAGTGTCAGATCCACGGCTGCTCTCAGGAACTCTGGTAGACGAGGCCAAACACCTGGGAAACCTGGCCTTCAGAGTCTGGGAGAAGATGGGGGACCAGGTCCACTTCAGCCCGGTGGTTCTGGACCCAAACACTGCACACCGCTGTCTCTATCTGTCTGCTGATCTGACCAGTGTGAGACTTGGAGATACAGACCAGCAGCTTCCTGATAATCCAGAGAGAAACGACTACTACGCCAATGTTTTTGGTTGTGAGGGTTTGACCTCAGGGAAACACAgctgggaggtggaggtgggagaTCATCCCAGCTGGGAGGTTGGTTTGGTTAAAGAGTCCGTTGACAGGAAGGGAGAGACGTCTGTTTCACCTGAAGATGGAATCTGGTGTTTGTCGTATGATGATGGAGAATACATAGATGCTGTTGGTGAGACCGTCACGGTGGAGACGAGTCTCCAGAGGATCAGAGTCCAGCTGGACTATGACGGGGGGAAGATTTCCTTCTACAACGCTGAAGACATGACACTCATCTGCACTCACGAAGACACTTTCACTGAGAAACTCTTCCCTTATTTTGAGATTGGAAAGTCTGGTGATGCAAAAACTACTGAGATCAGAATCTGTCAGACAAAGAATAGATTAACCTGA